The following is a genomic window from Crossiella equi.
TACCAGGTTGACGCGGGCGAGACGCTCGCGGTGCTCGGTGAGTCCGGCTCCGGCAAGTCCGTGACCGCTCAGACGATCATGGGCATCCTGGACATCCCGCCGGGCCACATCTCCAAGGGTTCCATCCGCTACAAGGGTGAGGACCTGCTCAAGGCGAGCGACGAGCGGCGCCGCGAGGTGCGCGGTTCGGGCATCGCCATGATCTTCCAGGACGCGCTGTCCGCGCTGAACCCGGTCTACACCGTCGGGTTCCAGATCGAGGAACAGCTGCGTCTGCGCAAGGGCATGAGCAAGAAGGACGCCCGCAAGCGCGCGATCGAGCTGCTCGACCTGGTCAAGATCCCCAACCCCCAGGGCCGGGTCACGCAGTACCCGCACGAGTTCTCCGGCGGTATGCGGCAGCGCGCGATGATCGCGATGTCGCTGGCGCTGGACCCCGAGGTGCTGATCGCGGACGAGCCCACCACCGCGCTGGACGTCACGGTGCAGGCCCAGATCATGGACCTGCTGCACGAGATGCAGCGCGAGCGGAACATGGGCATGATCCTGATCACCCACGACCTCGGCGTGGTCGCCGAGGTCGCGGACCGGATCGCGGTCATGTACGCGGGCCGCATCGTGGAGAAGGCCGACGCGATGTCGCTGTACAAGCAGCCGGGGCACCCCTACACCCTCGCGCTGCTCGACTCGCTGCCGCGCCTGGACCAGAAGGGGACGGCCCTGAACACCATCAAGGGCCTGCCGCCGAACCTGATGCGGGTGCCGCCGGGCTGCCCGTTCCACCCCCGGTGCCCCCGGGCGCAGGACATCTGCTCCCAGTCCGTTCCCGCGCAGGTCCCGCTCGGCCTCGGCCGGGTCAGCGCCTGCCACTTCGCGGAGGAGGTGGTCAGCGGTGGCTGAGAGCGACAACGTCCTCGAGGTCCGGGATCTGGTCAAGCACTTCCCGGTCAACCAGGGCATCCTGTTCAAGAAGACGATCGGGCACGTCAAGGCCGTGGACGGGGTCAGCTTCGACCTCAAGCGCGGGGAGACGCTCGGCATCGTCGGCGAGTCCGGCTGCGGCAAGTCCACGCTGGCCCAGGTGCTGATGCGGCTGGAGAAGCCGACCAGCGGGTCCGCGCTGTTCAACGGCCGCGACATCTTCAAGATGCAGGGCTCGGAGCTGCGGAAGCTGCGGCGCAACATCCAGATCGTGCTGCAGGACCCGTACACCTCGCTGAACCCCCGCATGACGGTCGGTGACATCGTCGGGGAGCCGTTCGAGATCCACCCCGAGGTGGCCCCGAAGGGTGAGCGGCGGAAGAAGGTGCAAGACCTGCTGGACGTGGTCGGGCTCAACCCCGAGCACATCCACCGGTACCCGCACCAGTTCTCCGGCGGTCAGCGGCAGCGCATCGGCATCGCCCGCGCGCTGGCGCTGCGGCCCGAGGTGATCATCTGCGACGAGCCGGTGTCCGCCCTGGACGTGTCCATCCAGGCCCAGGTGATGAACCTGCTGGGTGACCTCCAGAAGGAGTTCGGCCTGTCGTACGTGTTCATCGCGCACGACCTGTCCGTGGTGCGGCACCTGTCCGACCGGGTCGGGGTCATGTACCTCGGCAAGATGGTCGAGCTGGGCACCGAGGCGGAGATCTACGAGCACCCGACGCACCCGTACACCCAGGCGCTGCTGTCCGCGGTGCCGGTGCCGGACCCGACGCTGCGCGGCCGTCGTGAGGTCATCCGCCTCACCGGCGACGTGCCCAGCCCGGTGAACCCGCCCTCGGGCTGCCGGTTCCGCACCCGGTGCTGGAAGGCCGAGGAGAAGTGCGCGGAGGAGGTGCCGCTGCTCCAGATCCGCATGCCGGAGAAGGTCGGAGCCGCGCACCCGAGCGCGTGCCACTTCGCGGAGGAACGCCCGCACGTGGTCGCGTGATGTGCTGAGCAGCGGCGGGGCCGGGGGAATCTCCCCGGCCCCGCCGCTTTTTACGCTCAGGTGTTGGCCGCGCCGCGGATGAAGTCGGCCAGGTCCGCGGACTGCTGGAGCCTGCTCGGCTCGTGCACGTACATCATGTGCCCGGCCGGGTAGTAGCGGCGCTCGATGTTGGCCGCAAGCTCGTCCGGGATGGCCAGGTGGGCCAGCACGTGCTCGGAGGCGAAGTACGGGGTGGCGCCGTCGTGGTAGCCGAAGGCCACGTGCACCTTGAGGTGCTCGTTGGCGCGCATCGCCTCGGCCAGGCGGCCCGCCGAGTTCACGTGTGAGCCCTCGAACTCCTTGTAGGACCACGGGTGCACGTTGCCGGTGAGGATCTCGTACGGCAGGTCGTTGGCGTAGCCCAGCTCGGCGCGCACGTACTGGTTGAGCGCGGCCGAGTACGGGCCGAGGATCGCCGCGTAGGACGGGTCCTCCTCGAAGATCTCACCGCCGGAGTCGGAGTCGTGCCCGGCGAAGCGCCCGTCCAGGCGGCCCGCGACCTTGCGCTCCGGGCGCAGCAGCTCGGCGAAGAAGCGCAGGTGCTCGATGCGCAGCCGCACCCGGTCCACGTAGTCCTCGGACAGGCCGGTGAGCCCGGCCAGCCGCCGCGCGTGCTCGGCCCGTTCCTCGGCGGTGAGCCGGTTGCCCCTGGCCAGCGCCCACGGGTAGTCACGGGCGGCGTAGTCCTCGGCCTCGGCGAGCACGTCGGCCAGGGGCCGGTCACCGTGGCGGCCGTGGTGGTGCGCGATGGCCGCGTAGGTGGGCAGGAACAGCGGGTAGGGCAGGTCGTTGCCGGGGGTGAAGCGGATGGAGCCCATGTCCAGCACGGCGGAGATGAGCAGCAGGCCGTTGAGGTACATGCCGTGGCGGGCCTGGAGGTGCTGGGCGAGCCCGGCCGCGCGCAGCGTGCCGTAGGACTCCCCGGCCAGGAACTTCGGCGAGGACCAGCGCCCGTTGCGGGAGGTCCACAGCCGGATGACCTCGCCGACGGACTCCAGGTCACCGGTGTAGCCGTGGTAGTCGCCGGGGCGCTCCCCGGCCACCGCGCGCGAGTACCCGGTGGAGACCGGGTCGATGAAGACCAGGTCGCTGTGCGCGAGCAGGGTCTCCGGGTTGTCCACCACGCGGTAGGGCGGGGGCGTCAACGCGCCCGCGTCGCCCATGAGCACCCGCTTCGGGCCGAGCAGGCCCAGGTGCAGCCACACGCTGGAGGAGCCGGGCCCGCCGTTGAAGGCGAAGGTCACCGGCCGCGCACCCGGGTCCGCGCCGTCCAGGGTGTACGCGGTGAGGAAGACCTCGGCTTTGGCCGCGTGCCCGGTGAACGTCCCGTCGGTGTGCACCTCCTTGCGGAGGACGACTCGGCCGGTGGTCGCCGTGTAGGACAGGTACTGCCCGCTGGCGGAGAGCTCGTGGTGGGTGGTGACCAGGTCGTCGACCGGTTCGGGCCGGGGCCCGTCCACACCGCCGGGCTTCCGCGTCGACTCGCCGTCGGCCGGCGTGTCCGTGACTGCCATGGACGCAGGTTAGACGGCGATTCCCCCACGGACGGCATGATCGGCCAACAGTGTTCAACACTATTCCCATGCGGTACCCCACTCTCGCCTCCCTGGACGAGGCCGTGACCCACTGCCGCCGCTGCCCGCGCCTGGTCGCCTGGCGCGAGGAGGTCGGCCGGGTCCGCCGGGCGGCCTACCGCGACGAGACCTACTGGGCGCGTCCGGTCCCGGGCTTCGGCCCGCCGGATGCCCGCATCGCCGTGGTCGGCCTGGCCCCGGCGGCCCACGGCGCCAACCGCACGGGCCGCATGTTCACCGGCGACCGCTCGGGCGACTTCCTCTTCGCCGCCCTGCACGCCACGGGCCTGGCCAGCCAGCCAACGGCCACCTCCCGGACCGACGGTCTGACCCTGCACCACACCCGCCTGGCGGCCCCGGTCCGCTGCGCCCCACCGGACAACAAACCCACCCCGGCCGAACGCGACACCTGCCGCCCCTGGCTCGCCGACGAGCTCACCCTCCTGGCCCCCACCCTCCGCGCCGTCCTCGTCCTGGGCGGCTTCGGCTGGCAAGCACTGCTCCCGGTCCTGACCGCCGCGGGCTGGCCGGTCCCCAGCCCGCGGCCCAAGTTCGGCCACGGGGTCGAGCTGCCCCTGGTCCGGGCGGACGGATCGGTGCTGCACGTGCTCGGGTCCTTCCACGTGTCGCCGCACAACACGTTCACCGGGCGGTTGACGCCGAAGATGCTGGAGGGGGTGCTGACCAGGGCAAAAGCACTTGCGGGGGTGTGAGTCCATTCGGGTTGTTCCCGGTACCAGCCCCAGCCGCCGGGTCACCAAGGCGGACGTCGAACTGGAGTACCCGGAACAGCGAGGCGTTCACAGCCACCGCGCGTCCCTCGACGTGGCCGCGCCGCAGCGCGATCGCGACGACCGCAGGGACGGCGAGCACGGCAAGTCCGAACACCACGGCTAAGAGCCAGGGAGCAGCGTTCACGAGAGTGGCCATGGCCTCCACCCACATCGTTGTGCCTTCCGTCGCTGGCTGCCCTTGCGGGATGACGATCACGATGACGGTAGGCCGGAAATCATGGGCTGAACTGACAAGGAAGGGACAAACTTTTCCAAGCTCTGTTGGACGACTTCTCCAGGTAGTCCCAGCCGGTCGTCTCCACCTCCAGCCGGGGTGAGCCCGAGCT
Proteins encoded in this region:
- a CDS encoding ABC transporter ATP-binding protein — translated: MSQNESTVDPIAGGGSSGNEPLLVVEDLHVEFRTRDGVAKVLNGVSYQVDAGETLAVLGESGSGKSVTAQTIMGILDIPPGHISKGSIRYKGEDLLKASDERRREVRGSGIAMIFQDALSALNPVYTVGFQIEEQLRLRKGMSKKDARKRAIELLDLVKIPNPQGRVTQYPHEFSGGMRQRAMIAMSLALDPEVLIADEPTTALDVTVQAQIMDLLHEMQRERNMGMILITHDLGVVAEVADRIAVMYAGRIVEKADAMSLYKQPGHPYTLALLDSLPRLDQKGTALNTIKGLPPNLMRVPPGCPFHPRCPRAQDICSQSVPAQVPLGLGRVSACHFAEEVVSGG
- a CDS encoding ABC transporter ATP-binding protein; the encoded protein is MAESDNVLEVRDLVKHFPVNQGILFKKTIGHVKAVDGVSFDLKRGETLGIVGESGCGKSTLAQVLMRLEKPTSGSALFNGRDIFKMQGSELRKLRRNIQIVLQDPYTSLNPRMTVGDIVGEPFEIHPEVAPKGERRKKVQDLLDVVGLNPEHIHRYPHQFSGGQRQRIGIARALALRPEVIICDEPVSALDVSIQAQVMNLLGDLQKEFGLSYVFIAHDLSVVRHLSDRVGVMYLGKMVELGTEAEIYEHPTHPYTQALLSAVPVPDPTLRGRREVIRLTGDVPSPVNPPSGCRFRTRCWKAEEKCAEEVPLLQIRMPEKVGAAHPSACHFAEERPHVVA
- a CDS encoding S10 family peptidase; translation: MAVTDTPADGESTRKPGGVDGPRPEPVDDLVTTHHELSASGQYLSYTATTGRVVLRKEVHTDGTFTGHAAKAEVFLTAYTLDGADPGARPVTFAFNGGPGSSSVWLHLGLLGPKRVLMGDAGALTPPPYRVVDNPETLLAHSDLVFIDPVSTGYSRAVAGERPGDYHGYTGDLESVGEVIRLWTSRNGRWSSPKFLAGESYGTLRAAGLAQHLQARHGMYLNGLLLISAVLDMGSIRFTPGNDLPYPLFLPTYAAIAHHHGRHGDRPLADVLAEAEDYAARDYPWALARGNRLTAEERAEHARRLAGLTGLSEDYVDRVRLRIEHLRFFAELLRPERKVAGRLDGRFAGHDSDSGGEIFEEDPSYAAILGPYSAALNQYVRAELGYANDLPYEILTGNVHPWSYKEFEGSHVNSAGRLAEAMRANEHLKVHVAFGYHDGATPYFASEHVLAHLAIPDELAANIERRYYPAGHMMYVHEPSRLQQSADLADFIRGAANT
- a CDS encoding uracil-DNA glycosylase; translated protein: MRYPTLASLDEAVTHCRRCPRLVAWREEVGRVRRAAYRDETYWARPVPGFGPPDARIAVVGLAPAAHGANRTGRMFTGDRSGDFLFAALHATGLASQPTATSRTDGLTLHHTRLAAPVRCAPPDNKPTPAERDTCRPWLADELTLLAPTLRAVLVLGGFGWQALLPVLTAAGWPVPSPRPKFGHGVELPLVRADGSVLHVLGSFHVSPHNTFTGRLTPKMLEGVLTRAKALAGV